The following nucleotide sequence is from Fundulus heteroclitus isolate FHET01 chromosome 24, MU-UCD_Fhet_4.1, whole genome shotgun sequence.
ATGGGAGAGTGGTAAAAAATCAGGAAGCAAAGAAAGAAGGACAGAAGCTGCCGTCTCCTACCTGCGTGCCGCAGCCAGACCACGGCCAGGTCGTACTTCTCAGAGACGGCGAGGGCCGACAGCAGAGGCAGGGCCGACGTGTAGCGGCCCTGCTCCAGGTACGCCTCTGCTACGTCCAGGTACAGGTCTCCGATCTCCTCCGTGCTCTGCTCCGTCAAAGACGCCACTAGATCCTGCGGGGAGCAACAGTCTCCAGTAAAGCGGGCTCCACGGTCTCTAAAGCAACGGCAGGCACAAAGCGGCAACTCGTCCTCACCTCGGATGGGTCGAAGGCGTTCAGGTGGATGAGGCAGACGATCAGCTTGGCCCGCAGGTCCACCGGGACGCTGTCTGGTACCTGGACATCCAGAATTTCCCCTGAGGGAGCGTCACGCCAACACGCCATTAGAAATACCATATTAACTATTTGAAAATCAGCAGCAATGTAAAACAACACGGCAAAAAAGGCCACAAGTTTTCTACTCCTCGTCATCAGGATCTGGGGAGAGTCAGGTTCTGGCTGATAAATGGACACGTCACATGAGACATCCCGCTGGAACCGGACCAGTACTTCAGGAATGACTTCAGGGTTTTAAACAGCTTAGACCCTACAGAACAAGGTAATGAGACACAAACTGTTCTCTGTGTAAAGTGAGAGGTGGCGCCGCCTGGTGGCAGACAgaggaagctgctgctctgcagaATCTAGATTGGCCTCCATTGTCTCCTTCTTTAAACTGGTTCAAATTCTGAAAAAGGCCTCTGCAGCGCTCAAAGCCAAGCGTCTTACTGAAGTGGAGGCCTCTGCTGGCGAGGAGCGGGCTAAGATCCCTCAGCAACAACACCAGAAGTTGGTGTCCAGCCATGAATCACTGGGGAAGCAGGTCAGACATGCAGAAAGCTGCTCTGCTAGCAGCTAAAGATGAGGGTTTAAAAggtgtggaaagtgaaggaaaaGTCTGATTTCATGCCAGCCTTACGGTTTCATGAGGCGACACCAACAGATCTTTCTGTCTATGCTCATCAAGACATTAGGCCTCTCATCTGATGccagactgtggaagaaaacCAGTCAAACTCACGAGTGTCCTCTGCTGCACTGTCCTCCGCTACTGTGTCCCTCTCTGCCACCTTGATGTCCCCCGATGCAGTGTCCCCCTCTGCCGTGGCGTCCCCCGCTGCGTCCCTCTCTGCCACCTTGACGTCCCCCTCCACCGCCGTGGCGTCCCCCTCCGCCGTGGCGTCCCCTGCGCTGCTGGACTTCgtgtcctcttcctctcccttcACGTCTTTCTGAGGCCCGCCGGCGGTGCCGCCTTCTGACGGGGACTTTGCTCGAATCAACACGACGTCTGCAAATTTGACCAGAACCTAGCGAGACAGAAGCACGAGTAAGACGGAGCGCACTCTTCCTCCTTACTCCGTGCAGCCGCACGCGCACCGACCTGCAGGGCCTTCTCGTACCGCCGGCTGCAGATGTAGAGCTCGGCCGCCATGTTGGTGAAGTCGTCGCTGACCAGGTCGGGGTGTCGGGCCAGACCGTCCTCGATCACGCTGAGCGCTGAGGGCAGGTCGTTGCTCTCGTAGTAGCTCCTGCGACACGGACACATGAAACGCTGCTTCTCTGGCCGGCGAGCGAGTGTAttcagctaaaaacaaaaaaaggcgtTACTTAGCCATGTCCTTGGACAGCTGCATGAAGTGCTCGCCGTCCTCCAGAGCCAGCAGAGACAGGATCTTGCGGTAGCCGTCCATGCACTGCTTATGCTCCCCCAAACGCATGTGGAGGCTGGAACGCTCCCACAGGTAGCGCACGTTGGTGGGGTCGTACTTGATGGCTGTGGGGGGGTTCAGAGTTACACATGTCTGTCGACTAAGACAGAAGACTTAGACCACAGTCTGCTGATCACGTTACCGATTCACCAGCCAGACACGTGTGTTTAGAAGATGCTGCTAAGAGAGTCATGATCCTCAGAGAGACCCGCCGGGCCGCTCAGGGAGGAAGAGGCCATGACTCCATTGGAGTAACATAAAAAGCCCAATTTTAGCTTCAACTCTGAAGCAAAGAGCTTCAGTTCTGGAGAGCCGTCCTGTGGTCTCCTGGAACTACAACAACGTAGTTGGCCATAATGACCATCCTCACATTAAGAGGAAAAAGACACATTTCTAGGATATTAACTGGAAAGCCAGTGGTGGAGGCATCATGTtggctgcaggagggactggtgcacttcaccaCACATTTTGCACTGAAAACGAGAGCTGAATCAAGGTGGCCTGCTAACTAGAGATCGACTGAAAAAATGGTTTTATAACAGTCTAAGCGATGTGTGCCGGCGGTTTTTGGGGACGATTCTTGAGGCAGATAtcgtttgtttttcttccccgTTTACGTGATAAAAATGACGCAGAGACAACAAACGTTACACGAGTCTGAAAAGTGACTTTAAAGCAGCTAGtattaacaatcagcttcagaTGGTTGAGAAGCTTCACATGGCCTGGCCAATGCATCGGTGGACCGTCTTATAAACGCAGAGCGTGTCTGGAGCTTTgaggctgcaggcaggaagcagaCAGGCTGACCTTTGCTGTAGCAGATGATGGCCTGCCGGATGTTGTCCTGCTCCAGGGACAGCTCGGCCAGCCGGATCCACTCCTCGCAGTCTGAGGGGTTGAGGTGGGCGGCGATGAGCCCGAACTGCAGCGCCTTGTCCACGTCTCCGTTGTCCTCGTAGATCATGGCCAGCGTGGAGAACGGCTCGTAGGCCAGAGGAGCTGAGGACACCAGGTTAGGACATGAGGTTAGGACATGAGGTTAGGACACACAGCTGTATGCAGAGAGGCTTAGAAAGAATGAAAACGGCTCCTTACATTGTCTGATGATCTCCATGCACATCAAGATGGCGTCCTCCTTCTCCCCGCGAGCGTAGCGGATGTTGGCCTCTCCCATCAGGCCCCTGAGAGCCTGGGGCAGCTTGCTGCCATGGCGACGCCCCTGGAAGAGCCGGCCAGGTCAGTAAAGACGCGACGAAGGGAGGCGGGGGACCTTCCTGCTCCTTCTCACCTTCATGTACCTCTTGTTCTCCCGGTTCAGCTCCATCTCCAGTTTGAACACGTCTCCGACCGtcatgtcctcctcctcctcctcctcttcctccttcagcTTGCTCCTCAGGCTTCTTTTCCCACTTCTTCTGCCCCCTTGCCTCGGCCTCCTCTTCGTTTCCTTGGTCGCCTCCTtggtctcctcttcctcctccgcaTTGTAGTCCCTGTCCTCTTCATCGTCAACGTAGCTCAagctgtcctcctcctcctcctcttcctcctctgaagACGGAGCTTCTACCGTTTCCCCCAGAATGGAAGCGAAGGCCTGCTGGACTCCCGGGCTGACTCCGTCCTCTGAGAAGACACACGGCTTCATGAAATCAGGAGCTCTACCTGAATCACATGACCTACACAATCACCTGGAAGGCTGCGGGCCAGTCAGCCGTCCAGCAGACAGACAGCCACGCCCGCTATAAGCACGGCGTGGCTAAATATaacctttaataataaaactaaacatCCAATATAAATAAACGTCAGTTTTTTTGCTATACTTGACATGGTTGATCCATTTTATGGAGATCTTCTACATAAATCTAGAGCTAAATAATAGAGGGCTCTGTGAGGAGGGCCAGAGAAAGGTGCTTGTTTCGTGGGAAGGCTGCGTGTTCCTCGGTACCAATCCCACAGACGGCCTGcctgagtccctgagcaagacccttaggcccagattgctccccgagggccacacagcagcagccacTGCTGCCTAAGGGTTAAATGTAGGAGACACATTTCACTACTGCACATTATCATAAATAAAAGTGACTCTGGTGAAAAAGactgaaagagagaaaaggatTGGCTCTGAACCAGGAGCACCTGAAGGGCGGCTGCTTTGTCATCTTACCAATGGCTGCCTTTGCTTGTGCCGAGGTGGAAGGTTTGCTTTCGTCTTCTTCAGGTTCTTCTGACTCCTGCTGAGACACGGGACAGGGACCATCAGACCCCGTGGTGACAGGAACCACATCAgctctgcagcctgtggacctCCCACACGGGCTCTtcataactttggctacaaattctatttttattatggaaattcaatgtaataatgatagtaaatgcaggttttatcttggaataattgcttttaattttcacaacagaagaGTCAGTAATATTTCATtggaaatcaatattttttcattatgttggaaactatgattttttttaacatcatctataaatatcaacatcccgtaCATTCTCTGAAAGCGCGTTtatttaacaatgacaacatatttcctacagcaGATCTTTATctcaaattataacttgtcttttttaaaaggccagacaacatttgcggctctgaacgagtttaatttagactgtaaaggtagCAGGCTCCTGAATCGCTCAGCGGTTAACTAAGAACAATCTTACTAAGGGAGGCTCAACAGGTGCATGTCAGCATAAAGGTGCATCATCCTGCACCGTGTTGCCATGGTgattaattaaattgaatgaaAAGTCGGAGGTTTGGGCCACTGAGCAACATTAAAATCCCCTTTCTCCTTAGCAGCCAGGACGCAGGTGCAGGATGGACCTAACCACAGGTCACTCCACAGGTCCCACCATGTTCTGGACCCATTCAGGTATGGTGGCCCCTggagctctgactccagctgctgtGCACACCGAGGCAATCTCCCACTGATGCTGCAGGTATCAATGCCATGCTAAGACAGAGCGCTCTGTGTCAGCGATGTATAATTTGACCATAAATGCTCTTTTGATGGCATCCTTTAATCCTTGAGATGCGCCTGTTGGTAAAACGGTGAGGTTTACCTCCGTCTTCCGCTCATCCCTCCTTCTGTCGAACTCTTCGAAGGTTATTCTGCCTTCCAGGTAATCGATGAGCTCCGCGCTGAACCCCGACATTTCCACCCAGGTTACAAGATCAGCTTCATCGGGTAAACGGCATCGCAGTGGGCAGCAGGGACAGACGCTACCGACATGTTTTCACGTGAGTTTATTGCTTTCCGGGGGCATAAATAGCAGGAAACACCGCGATGTTTGGCCGCACACCGCCACCTAGCGCCCCGGAGGGTGTAGGACAGGAGCGATGGCCAAACACAGCATCAATAGCTGctgactcacacacacacacacacacacacacacacacacacaagaggaAACAACACTTTTATTTCACTACTTATTGGACaagagtaaacaaaaaaaatattgtcataCAGTAATCAGCGATACTTTTCTGCACCTTGGATTAAATGAAGTTTCCTATGATTCTACCAACCTTGCATTATTTGTAGCAGTTCTCAGGCataccaaacaaaaacaaacaaacaaacaaaaagaatctTTAGTAGATTTCAGTcgtacatgtttaaaaaaaacaccatggcTGAGGTATACATTATGTGGAGGGCCTGCTTAGTTTGCCTCCAGTGAAACCATGCTGTAGCCTGCATCAGAGAACTATTTGGCATTTTGTATCTTATTTTTTAGTGTTTACCTTGTGTATATACAATTAGGCACACCATGCTAGTACCAGGTGGGACACTGTCGACTCTTCAAAGATGCCTTCCTTCTTCTTGTTTCACAAGGTATTGGAAACATTGCTAAGTGAATTGTGGAGTTATTGCCTTAGGAATCAATTCCTTTTTCACAGCCAAGGGGTCCTGCTCGTTGTTGAaggtatttttttcctccttcagagccaggtgctttgactTCCTAAAATAAGCTAGCTGGAAATCCTTGGTTCAAATCCCTATAGGTGACTCTGCCGTGCTCAGAGGTGATTTAAGGTTGAAGCAGGAGCTCCTGGGTTCATATCCCAGCAGTCCCCCTGCCAATGCCACGCTGCCAACGTTTAATAGCTCTGTCAAAGGAGTAAGGAGGTTTAAGTCCTTTCTCTGCTTGTACCCCTTCACAGATTTATTACCAGAAAGTTTGTGCCTCTTTGTCTTTGCGTTGGACTCTATCATCAAGGCTCCTTCAATTGCTATCGTTGCTCATGTCTCCTGATGCTTTGGGAAATGACCACCTAGGAAGTGAGATGTGCTGCCTGGCTTGGACTTAACAGCCTCAGGTCAATGCTGTAGCTTTCATTAGAAAAGGACAAGGCAGTTAGCTCTGTAAAATGGTAGCTATACAAAGATCTTTATCAGTGGAGGTCAGAGCACCTGTTTCCTACATAGAATATCCTGATGCATCGTTCCTGTCAGAACAAATTGTAGCGCTTGTGTTGTTAATACTTAATGTGTTTAGGAAGTTCCTTTTTCACGTCCCCTGAGATTTTGGAAAATGATCTGAAGATGTATTGAGGTTctgtggcttagttggtcaTTATGCCTGTCCTGTAATtaggaggtcctgggttcaaatcccagcagtaCCTGTGGCTCATTCTGCCTCTCCCATAGAGGCTTTGCAGTTGAACTTGAGGCTCTtatcttcactagacatgtaaaaaaaaaaagaaaggaataaGTTGCTAAAGGCATTAAATAttagctcttagtgacgtcattttagaaaaaaatattagaatttcccaaattgtaatttttttcttagagTTTTACCTCGGCATGATAAAAGTTGTTCACAAAGCATCCTAAGCCTTCAGACAGCtcctaatgtgacaaaatgttaggagtagtgaggagga
It contains:
- the gtf3c3 gene encoding general transcription factor 3C polypeptide 3 isoform X2: MSGFSAELIDYLEGRITFEEFDRRRDERKTEESEEPEEDESKPSTSAQAKAAIEDGVSPGVQQAFASILGETVEAPSSEEEEEEEEDSLSYVDDEEDRDYNAEEEEETKEATKETKRRPRQGGRRSGKRSLRSKLKEEEEEEEEDMTVGDVFKLEMELNRENKRYMKGRRHGSKLPQALRGLMGEANIRYARGEKEDAILMCMEIIRQSPLAYEPFSTLAMIYEDNGDVDKALQFGLIAAHLNPSDCEEWIRLAELSLEQDNIRQAIICYSKAIKYDPTNVRYLWERSSLHMRLGEHKQCMDGYRKILSLLALEDGEHFMQLSKDMAKSYYESNDLPSALSVIEDGLARHPDLVSDDFTNMAAELYICSRRYEKALQVLVKFADVVLIRAKSPSEGGTAGGPQKDVKGEEEDTKSSSAGDATAEGDATAVEGDVKVAERDAAGDATAEGDTASGDIKVAERDTVAEDSAAEDTREILDVQVPDSVPVDLRAKLIVCLIHLNAFDPSEDLVASLTEQSTEEIGDLYLDVAEAYLEQGRYTSALPLLSALAVSEKYDLAVVWLRHAECLKALGHMQEAAESYTKVVEMAPLHLEARLSLATLQQQLGRMDRALKALESMYDGETLAQDSSAAQKELKLLLHRSTLLKTQGQMQDYLDAMITMISMLLKVAMQRAMVCVRSVTLGGQKHLRLVKVQDVQPEIADHESAYMDNMCKTNVLSKEDWWELLLSCLQGLCEVKRYEEANLLVESAMEFYSFYDNKPKRKELEFIGLSSTVLNHDFYKAYNYIRLMIIENVDLPQYWNVFNQVTISSQHQRHHRFCLRQLLKHPDNHALCVLSGHNAMVSGSFKHALGQYAQALRTHPENPLHHLYVGLTYFHMAAQKYVAKRHALILQGFTFLWRYVELRGLCQESMYNLGRALHQMGLTHLAIHYYQKALLTPAWKLEGIPDDQADLRREIAFNLSLIYQASGNTEVARQLIRTHCTV
- the gtf3c3 gene encoding general transcription factor 3C polypeptide 3 isoform X1, coding for MSGFSAELIDYLEGRITFEEFDRRRDERKTEQESEEPEEDESKPSTSAQAKAAIEDGVSPGVQQAFASILGETVEAPSSEEEEEEEEDSLSYVDDEEDRDYNAEEEEETKEATKETKRRPRQGGRRSGKRSLRSKLKEEEEEEEEDMTVGDVFKLEMELNRENKRYMKGRRHGSKLPQALRGLMGEANIRYARGEKEDAILMCMEIIRQSPLAYEPFSTLAMIYEDNGDVDKALQFGLIAAHLNPSDCEEWIRLAELSLEQDNIRQAIICYSKAIKYDPTNVRYLWERSSLHMRLGEHKQCMDGYRKILSLLALEDGEHFMQLSKDMAKSYYESNDLPSALSVIEDGLARHPDLVSDDFTNMAAELYICSRRYEKALQVLVKFADVVLIRAKSPSEGGTAGGPQKDVKGEEEDTKSSSAGDATAEGDATAVEGDVKVAERDAAGDATAEGDTASGDIKVAERDTVAEDSAAEDTREILDVQVPDSVPVDLRAKLIVCLIHLNAFDPSEDLVASLTEQSTEEIGDLYLDVAEAYLEQGRYTSALPLLSALAVSEKYDLAVVWLRHAECLKALGHMQEAAESYTKVVEMAPLHLEARLSLATLQQQLGRMDRALKALESMYDGETLAQDSSAAQKELKLLLHRSTLLKTQGQMQDYLDAMITMISMLLKVAMQRAMVCVRSVTLGGQKHLRLVKVQDVQPEIADHESAYMDNMCKTNVLSKEDWWELLLSCLQGLCEVKRYEEANLLVESAMEFYSFYDNKPKRKELEFIGLSSTVLNHDFYKAYNYIRLMIIENVDLPQYWNVFNQVTISSQHQRHHRFCLRQLLKHPDNHALCVLSGHNAMVSGSFKHALGQYAQALRTHPENPLHHLYVGLTYFHMAAQKYVAKRHALILQGFTFLWRYVELRGLCQESMYNLGRALHQMGLTHLAIHYYQKALLTPAWKLEGIPDDQADLRREIAFNLSLIYQASGNTEVARQLIRTHCTV